A genome region from Setaria italica strain Yugu1 chromosome III, Setaria_italica_v2.0, whole genome shotgun sequence includes the following:
- the LOC101752670 gene encoding kinesin-like protein KIN-10C isoform X2 — MAAAAAPARSAAPSSQPVRVVLRVRPFLPSEATSATAPCISLLGSHPGGEVTVQLKDQHTSRSEHYRLDAFFGQEDDINQIFDREVRAVIPGIFEGINATVFAYGATGSGKTYTMQGTEDSPGLIPLAASTVLALCTGTWCSVEISYYEVYMERCYDLLEPKAKEVMALDDKDGNMQLKGLSWVPVRSMEEFQELYSIGVQRRKVAHTGLNDVSSRSHAVLSLRVSADVVKGKFNLIDLAGSEDNRRTFNEGIRLQESAKINQSLFALSNVISALNKNELRIPYRESKLTRVLQDSLGGSSRSVMIACLNPAEYQESVNTVSLAARSRHVGNFTCSASKQETPKVKVDMEAKLRAWLESKGKTKSIQRMDGLFSPTASKTSFSVSHMKQPASSRISCRAKAMDQDSGKIKKILFDPEPEVHVPIENIPWEHMQNEVNTPKKVLPSVTPCKEKHEASLRKALSPISSNMEPQTPIETPKVEKIPGATPLDKFNALGSNLKEALVQQYLDFLNEGNKEELQQLKGIGARRAEYILELREESPRPFKTLVDLENIGLSSKQVQDILRKTASGIFK, encoded by the exons atggcggccgccgccgcacccgctcgatccgccgcgccctcctcgcAGCCGGTGCGCGTCGTGCTGCGCGTGCGCCCGTTCCTCCCGTCGGAGGCCACATCTGCGACGGCGCCCTGCATCTCCCTCCTCGGGAGCCACCCCGGCGGCGAGGTCACCGTCCAGCTCAAGGACCAGCACACCAG TCGGAGCGAGCACTACAGGCTGGATGCTTTCTTCGGTCAAGAGGATGACATCAACCAGATATTCGATAGGGAGGTCAGGGCAGTGATCCCAGGCATCTTCGAGGGGATCAACGCGACAGTTTTCGCCTATGGGGCAACTGGCAGCGGCAAGACCTACACGATGCAG GGCACGGAGGATTCTCCGGGGCTCATCCCTTTGGCAGCTTCGACGGTCCTGGCGCTCTGCACTGGGACATGGTGCTCCGTGGAGATTTCGTACTATGAGGTGTACATGGAGCGGTGCTATGACCTGCTGGAGCCCAAAGCGAAGGAGGTCATGGCATTGGATGACAAAGACGGCAACATGCAGCTGAAGGGCTTAAGCTGG GTCCCCGTGCGATCTATGGAGGAATTCCAGGAGCTCTATTCCATAGGTGTCCAGAGGAGAAAAGTTGCCCATACTGGACTGAACGACGTTTCCAGTCGGAGCCACGCTGTACTCTCTCTCAGGGTCAGCGCTGATGTTGTCAAAGGAAAGTTTAACCTCATCGATTTGGCTG GTAGCGAGGACAATAGAAGGACTTTCAATGAGGGGATTCGCCTTCAAGAAAGTGCTAAGATCAACCAGTCATTGTTTGCACTGTCCAATGTAATTTCAGCTCTAAACAAGAATGAGCTCCGAATACCCTATAGAGAGAGCAAATTGACCCGCGTACTACAAGATTCTCTAGGAGGCAGCAGCCGTTCTGTGATGATAGCATGCCTG AATCCGGCAGAATATCAGGAGTCAGTCAACACAGTAAGTTTGGCTGCACGATCACGGCATGTTGGGAATTTCACATGCtcagcaagcaagcaagaaaCTCCTAAGGTCAAGGTTGATATGGAAGCAAAATTGCGAGCATGGTTGGAATCAAAGGGGAAAACAAAGAGCATCCAAAGAATGGATGGTCTTTTCTCCCCAACCGCCAGCAAAACTTCATTTTCTGTGAGCCATATGAAGCAACCAGCGTCTTCCAGAATCTCGTGTAGAGCCAAGGCAATGGATCAAGATAGTGGTAAAATTAAGAA GATACTTTTTGATCCAGAACCAGAAGTCCATGTACCCATTGAAAACATACCATGGGAGCACATGCAGAACGAAGTAAATACACCAAAGAAAG TGCTTCCTTCAGTAACTCCATGCAAAGAAAAGCATGAAGCTTCTCTCAGGAAAGCTCTTTCGCCGATTTCTTCAAACATGGAGCCCCAAACTCCAATAGAAACACCAAAAGTCGAGAAGATTCCTGGTGCAACACCACTAGATAAATTCAATGCACTAGGGTCTAACCTAAAG GAAGCTCTTGTTCAGCAGTACCTTGACTTCTTAAACGAGGGAAACAA ggaagagttacaacagTTGAAA GGAATTGGTGCGAGGAGAGCAGAATATATTCTGGAATTACGGGAGGAGTCACCAAGACCATTCAAAACT CTTGTGGATTTGGAAAATATCGGCCTCTCATCAAAACAG GTCCAAGACATCCTGAGGAAGACGGCCTCTGGAATCTTCAAATGA
- the LOC101752670 gene encoding kinesin-like protein KIN-10C isoform X1 gives MAAAAAPARSAAPSSQPVRVVLRVRPFLPSEATSATAPCISLLGSHPGGEVTVQLKDQHTSRSEHYRLDAFFGQEDDINQIFDREVRAVIPGIFEGINATVFAYGATGSGKTYTMQGTEDSPGLIPLAASTVLALCTGTWCSVEISYYEVYMERCYDLLEPKAKEVMALDDKDGNMQLKGLSWVPVRSMEEFQELYSIGVQRRKVAHTGLNDVSSRSHAVLSLRVSADVVKGKFNLIDLAGSEDNRRTFNEGIRLQESAKINQSLFALSNVISALNKNELRIPYRESKLTRVLQDSLGGSSRSVMIACLNPAEYQESVNTVSLAARSRHVGNFTCSASKQETPKVKVDMEAKLRAWLESKGKTKSIQRMDGLFSPTASKTSFSVSHMKQPASSRISCRAKAMDQDSGKIKKILFDPEPEVHVPIENIPWEHMQNEVNTPKKAVLPSVTPCKEKHEASLRKALSPISSNMEPQTPIETPKVEKIPGATPLDKFNALGSNLKEALVQQYLDFLNEGNKEELQQLKGIGARRAEYILELREESPRPFKTLVDLENIGLSSKQVQDILRKTASGIFK, from the exons atggcggccgccgccgcacccgctcgatccgccgcgccctcctcgcAGCCGGTGCGCGTCGTGCTGCGCGTGCGCCCGTTCCTCCCGTCGGAGGCCACATCTGCGACGGCGCCCTGCATCTCCCTCCTCGGGAGCCACCCCGGCGGCGAGGTCACCGTCCAGCTCAAGGACCAGCACACCAG TCGGAGCGAGCACTACAGGCTGGATGCTTTCTTCGGTCAAGAGGATGACATCAACCAGATATTCGATAGGGAGGTCAGGGCAGTGATCCCAGGCATCTTCGAGGGGATCAACGCGACAGTTTTCGCCTATGGGGCAACTGGCAGCGGCAAGACCTACACGATGCAG GGCACGGAGGATTCTCCGGGGCTCATCCCTTTGGCAGCTTCGACGGTCCTGGCGCTCTGCACTGGGACATGGTGCTCCGTGGAGATTTCGTACTATGAGGTGTACATGGAGCGGTGCTATGACCTGCTGGAGCCCAAAGCGAAGGAGGTCATGGCATTGGATGACAAAGACGGCAACATGCAGCTGAAGGGCTTAAGCTGG GTCCCCGTGCGATCTATGGAGGAATTCCAGGAGCTCTATTCCATAGGTGTCCAGAGGAGAAAAGTTGCCCATACTGGACTGAACGACGTTTCCAGTCGGAGCCACGCTGTACTCTCTCTCAGGGTCAGCGCTGATGTTGTCAAAGGAAAGTTTAACCTCATCGATTTGGCTG GTAGCGAGGACAATAGAAGGACTTTCAATGAGGGGATTCGCCTTCAAGAAAGTGCTAAGATCAACCAGTCATTGTTTGCACTGTCCAATGTAATTTCAGCTCTAAACAAGAATGAGCTCCGAATACCCTATAGAGAGAGCAAATTGACCCGCGTACTACAAGATTCTCTAGGAGGCAGCAGCCGTTCTGTGATGATAGCATGCCTG AATCCGGCAGAATATCAGGAGTCAGTCAACACAGTAAGTTTGGCTGCACGATCACGGCATGTTGGGAATTTCACATGCtcagcaagcaagcaagaaaCTCCTAAGGTCAAGGTTGATATGGAAGCAAAATTGCGAGCATGGTTGGAATCAAAGGGGAAAACAAAGAGCATCCAAAGAATGGATGGTCTTTTCTCCCCAACCGCCAGCAAAACTTCATTTTCTGTGAGCCATATGAAGCAACCAGCGTCTTCCAGAATCTCGTGTAGAGCCAAGGCAATGGATCAAGATAGTGGTAAAATTAAGAA GATACTTTTTGATCCAGAACCAGAAGTCCATGTACCCATTGAAAACATACCATGGGAGCACATGCAGAACGAAGTAAATACACCAAAGAAAG CAGTGCTTCCTTCAGTAACTCCATGCAAAGAAAAGCATGAAGCTTCTCTCAGGAAAGCTCTTTCGCCGATTTCTTCAAACATGGAGCCCCAAACTCCAATAGAAACACCAAAAGTCGAGAAGATTCCTGGTGCAACACCACTAGATAAATTCAATGCACTAGGGTCTAACCTAAAG GAAGCTCTTGTTCAGCAGTACCTTGACTTCTTAAACGAGGGAAACAA ggaagagttacaacagTTGAAA GGAATTGGTGCGAGGAGAGCAGAATATATTCTGGAATTACGGGAGGAGTCACCAAGACCATTCAAAACT CTTGTGGATTTGGAAAATATCGGCCTCTCATCAAAACAG GTCCAAGACATCCTGAGGAAGACGGCCTCTGGAATCTTCAAATGA